The Pelecanus crispus isolate bPelCri1 chromosome 16, bPelCri1.pri, whole genome shotgun sequence sequence GAAATGACTTCCTGGAAAGCAAGCCACTGTGCCCTTGGCTGAGCCAAGCCGTTTTATGGAACTGTGCATTGCATGCtcatgtttgggttttgggttgtggtttttggttgttttgggtttttttttttttaaagctctgaaGGATAGTGAGAAATATGTTAACACCATcattcaaaaatgttttattttaaatagagaaTAGCAGTGGGACATCTCTCTGATTCTTTTAGCTCTAAAACCGGAGGCTGCTGCTCCTAGAGTCGTTAGCCCCCAGCAAGGTGTGATTCCCAATGCAAATAGCAGACGTAGAGGACTAATGTGTTTGGCCCTCGCAATTTTCATTCCAGACTTGCTAAAAGGTTTCAGAACTGCAAAGACGGGCAGTGTGGGGCCCTTTTAACAAGGGTATCAGTGGgtcccccttcctttcttcctcctatCCCTGAAGGAAacccctccccacccagctGGTTTCTTCATCCAGGTGAAGGAAGCAGCGGAACGTGCCCTCCAGGCAAAGAACTTGCCTTTGGACGTTGCCATTGAGTGCCTGACACTCCGTGAGAGCCGCCGCGCCATCGATGTGGTGAGGGACCCTGTGGAGGAGGAGCTGCACAAGGAGGTGAAGGTGATAGACAAAGCCAAGAGAGAACTGCAGCAGAGAGTGCACGAAGCCTTCGAACAGCTCTGGTGAGGCGACTGACACAGCTTTTGACCCGACTCTGCCCTCCTTGCTTGGCCCCGGCAGTTTAATGCGCCTCTAATGGCACGCTGAGACGGGCAAGCAGGCCAGGGTAGTTACCCTGGGGCAGTGAGCTGCTCAGAGGAGCCTTTGATGCTCATTGTCAAGGTCTATGGACTTTGGGGGTCATGTCAAGGGAGGCTTCACAAGCACCCTTGGAAAATTTTGGCCCGGACAGGTATCTTGTGCCACCTGCCTTGGTTCGTGACCCAGTGACCTGGAAGCGTTAAAGCTCCCAGGCCCTAATCCCCGGTGGGTCGCTGCCCCGCTGCGGGAGGGTGGGCAGCTCAGGTCACCAGCGCGCGGCCCGAGCAGAGCACGGcgcagccaggcaggcagcgaAGCAGGGGTGCTGCTTTACCAAGTTGGGCCCAGTTTACTGGGAAGGCAGAAGCTTATGGctcatttttaaagagatgACTGAGGTGGCGATGAAAAATTTTTTTGGAAATTGTGAGCTGCCTCTCCCCTCTACATGCTCCCTGCTGACTACCAccctgctttctgcagcctcttACAGGAAGCTcgccagcagctgagctgtgacTGCCAGCGCAAGACGGAAGCGTTGGAAGTAGATCGTCTGTGCTTATCCCTCAACGTGAACTCTCCCAACATCTCCTTCAAGGTCAACCCAACACGGGTCCCAGACGGGTAAGGAGGGTGGCCACATCTGTGCTGGTGCTTGAAAGAGCCCTGGGGTGCTCTTTCTTTCCATGCTGTATCCTGGCTCGATGGGTGCAGTTACAGAGAGAGCTCAGAACAGGCGTTGGCTGCTGGGATTTGTTGTGGCTCTTGAATTGTGAAGCCACAGGCTTTTGGGAGTTATCTAAGTGGTCACCGCAAAGACAGAGGAGCTAGCTGCCCTGCCTTCCTGGTGCTTGTCTACAGGTGACACTCGGCAAGTAGTGCGGTATCAGCCTTTGGCACAGCTTATGGGGGGTTTGCTGTGCATTTTCTCTTGCTTGGCATCTCATAGCGTGGTTTGGACATGTCCCCAGTTTGAGCAGATGTTGGGCTCGGTGCAGGAGCCATGGGGTAGCAGTCTCCAGCTGGTGCAGTGAGGAGATCAGGCAGGATGTGACCTCCAGAATTCCTGAATCATTTTGCACTGCACAAAGCCGCCTTGGCCTGCAGCAGGTGGTTCCTTTTGAACTGTCTTGCAAACACTCAGCTTATTTTCATAACTGCCTATTTGTTCACAGATCAACTGCACTTGATGAGTGGGAACAGAATAGCCAGTGTAACAAGGAGCATGCTGAGGCAGAAGTGAAAGCCTCGACTGAACTCCGAGAAGCAACAGTGCTTGCCATTGCGCAGGTAAATCAGTCGGTGGTGCGGGAGTTCTGGATGCAGTGTGGGAGAATGGGCTGGCACGTGCTGTGGCGAGGGGAGTGCAGTCTTTGAAAAGCCAGCATTGCCCGTGGGCCTCTCTGAGAGCCACTGCCCTCCTGGTTTAAAAGGGGAGCTTGGTTATGCTGCGGAGCTCGCAGCAGTCCTGGAAGACACGTCCCTGTCCGTCGTTCCCTGCCTTTTGGGTCCAGGGGGTGCCTGAGCTGCACACGCGTGGCAGCAACCAGGAGCCAGCAGGTTTTGCTCATAGGCTTGTCCCAGCCTCCCAGGAGGTCATCTCATGGGCTGGTCATAttggcagctgctgggagacACACACCTCCTCAATGTGTGTGACCGGAGCCTCTTCTCTCTTCAGACAAACAACGAGCTGGAGGCTCAGCGTGTAGCTACAGAGTTTGCCTTGCGCAAGAGGATTAGAGACCTGGAAAGAGCCTATGATGAGCTGAAATGGCAGGAGCAGAATGTAAATGTCGCTTTTTTGGTTATCGAGCACAACCTTGGGTGGGAATTGAATCCAAAAGGGTGTTTGTTATGTGAAAAGCGACTTGGCCTGAGCATGGTTTCCACAGAAGAGCTGTTAAGTGGCACGTGTATCCCTGCAACATCCTACCTCCTTCCGCCATCACAGTTGCTGCTCTGGCATTTCCCAGCAGTAGTGCCAGGTTTTGGCCTTTTTATTTCACCCCTGGTCTCAACTGCTGTGGCCATAAAACACCAGCAGCACCATGCCCGGTCCGTGTGAAAATCCCAGTCTACAAGCAGAGGGGTTGAGTACTCAGAAGCCCACCAGCCCTTGTTTAAAATCCATTCCCAGCACAGTAGAAGCCCAGGACACGTGGGGGCTGTTTTCCAGTCTGTATCCCTGGCTGTCCCTCGTGACACATGTCTTTTATCCGTAGACCTTGGAGGAAATTGTTGAGATGCAGGAGGAGATCCGACGCTTGGAGGAAGATCTTCGAAGGAAAACACAAGATCTGAAAGTGGCACACACCCGCCTGGAGACCCGCACGTATCGGCCCAATGTGGAGCTCTGTCGGGACCAGGTACCAGCCTCGCCCGGCACGCTCCCTGCCAGGAGGGACCAGGGGGAACTGACCGGGCTGGGGGCTTGCCTGGGTCTGAAAAATGTGGGTACACTTTGGAGAAAACTACAGAGGGCTGCACAACGGAGCCTACGGTCTTGTagcaaagcaaggaaataaatgtCATAGCTGGGCTGGAAGGGGAATGAGAGAACCGTGGCCTTTGTAAAGCAATGCTTCAGCCCTGTTAAGTGCCGtcaccttctccctccccacctggCAGGTGCAGTACGGGCTAACAGACGAGGTCCACCAGCTGGAGGGAACGATCCGTGCGCTCAAACAGAAGCTGGCAGAGTCGCAGTAAGTCTGCTCTCTGGGGCAGGGCGGTGGCCCGGCATTGCCCGTGTGAGGGACGTGGCTATGTGCAGCCCTGGGCCTGGCACGCGTCCAGACGCTGCAGTTCGGAGCTCGTGTCCGCTCGGATCGGGAGCGCACGTAGTCCTTGGGCCTGGCGGGGAGCGGgactgggcagcagcagggtgcaggcagggaaggaggggtcTGCGTGGTGGGAGGGTGAAGGGGGTTCCCACGGTCCCTGCTTGACTGACTTCAACTGGGCACAGGCAGTtctaaaagggggaaaaaaaataaagggtgaaaagtaaaggaagaaagagaagtggTGCTCTGGGCTGGTGTGGGCTCCCAGGGTGCGCGTCTCTGCActgcagcccaggagcagcacgTGGGCTTGCTGCTCGCAGACCCGCGCAGCGCTGCTGCTGTGCACCAAGGAAGGTCTGGTGCGTTCGTCCCGCGGACAAAGGCAAATGCAGCATGGATAGTTCTGCTGCCGGAAGGTGGGAAGCTGCGTGTTTCCTGTCCAACTTGGGGAGTGAATGCAGTGCTTGAACCCAGCTCCTCTCACTTCTGCTTGTTCCCAGGGATGCCTTGGATGCTCTTTACAGACAACTTCACCGCATTCAGACGGATATTGGCTACAAAGCCAATTCCCTGGTGCTGGACAACAAGTGCATGGACAGCCGGAGAAAGCTCATGGTCCCTGCCGAGAAATTTGTGCCGGAGTTCGACACTTTCAACCGGACCACGAACCGCGTGCCCTCCCCGCTGAAGAACGGGCAGCTGGAGTTGGCTTAGCGCGCCGGGGAGCGTTGTGCAATGAGCCGCACCGAGGAGAAAGCTACCGGTGACTCGGTTCCGTAGCAAGGAAAGCGGACATCTGCGTCGTGTTAGGATAATGTTAATTCTCTTCCCCAATCCTCGTTTGTTATATAACTGTCTGTCCCCCTTGTACGATGTTTATGGCCTCTTGCACTCCAAGAAGCATTATAAACAATAAAGAGTCTGTCCCCACGAGCGGTTGTCATCCGACAGCGTTGGAAGCGTTTCGCGGTGATTGAATCCATCTGGGCTCTttagtgttttttaaaagtcctttcAAAGCGCCAGGCTGCGCTCCGAAGAGGGACTGTGTAATGGTGGCGGCGTGCCAGACCCGCTCTCTGGGTGTACTGCCTCAAATCTGCTCGCTTGCATGATTCGAGTAACGCGTGGGTTGGGATTTCCCCTCGCCTGCTAGCGCCGCGGAGCTAACGCGCGGGGCTACGAAAGCGAGAGCTGCAGGCCGCTCTCGCGGCCGCGGACTCGTTCAAATTCGAATTGCGGATTGCAGCGCTCGCCTTCTGCCCTGGGTTTATTGTTTCTCTTCCAGGCACCCTCCCAACGCGCCGAGCACTGCGCGCTCTCCCCCGGGGAGACGGCGTCCTCGCGAGCCGGGTTATTTTGCGCGCAACGGGACTGGAACTTGGCCTGCTCTTTCTCCCTGAGGTGGGAGAGATGATGCTCGGTAACCGCCCCGCTGGAAAAGCAGCCTGGATTTGGCTCCTGGGTCTCCCATTAAATCTTGGATCGTGAGAAATTGAGAGGAAATCAAGGCTTTTCCTTCCTGGAAATTGGGAAATAAAGCAACGGGGctctcagctgctttttcctgccgccgccgcgctcctccgggccgccagggggcggtgtccgcggcggccgccgcggaCACCGCCCCCTGGCGGCCCGGAGAAGCGCGGCGGCGGCCTGAGAGAAAATGGCGGCGGCGGGTTCGGGCTCAGGCAGCGGGCGGACGGCAACGCGGCCTCGGCCGGGACCCGCCCGGTTCCGTGGTTGTTTGGCCGGAGCGTTGTTGGGTGACTGTTTGGGCGCCGTTTTCGAAGGTAGAAGCGTTGTGAAGCTACCCGATCTGCTCCGCTTTCTCCGAGGCCTAGAACCGACGGCCAGGCCGCCTGAGGCGGGGGAGCCGGCCGGCAGCTCCCGCAGAGGTGGGCGGAAAACCCGGGAACGGGACAGGGGTCGGGCCCGGAGCGCGCATCCCCTTCCCCGTACCCACCGCCTCGCgtccagctccctgcaccccacagattggggcccggccccccagcacccccaggaccgGGTTTTGGGGTGCGTCTCCCCCCGTCCTCGCACCCCCCAGGCCCGGTGCCCCCGGTGAGGCGAGGGGCACCTTCCCTGGGACACCCgtggctgtccccagggctgctctggcACTGTCCCCTGcgctgtggggtttggggctCCCCGGGGTGAGGATGACCTTGCTGAAGCAGCACCTTTGCTGAAGCAGTACCCCGCTTCTGGCTCTCCCGGGGGGGTTCCCGGTTCCATAAGCGCACGGCCGACGTGCAGGGATGCGTGGTTCGCTGCGCTCGGCCTGTGCCGCTAGTGCCAGAGTGAAGTTGGGGTGCGTAGGGTGCTGGGAACCGGGCTATCACAGTGCGGGGCCGTCAGCAGGGAACAGCTATACCAAAAATAGATAAGGCGTAGAGTAAGAGAAGCATAAGAACGGTTATTTAACTCTTAGCAAGCGATGATGGATTCGCGTTGGGGTTCTGAGCAGCTCAGCCAGCCCTTTAACCCGCCCAGTAGGAACTTAAAGGCACTCGATTTTGTTGCGGTCTTGTCCAGAAATGCAGCTgtgctttctcttccctgcttgTCAGCGTATGCTGTAAACTCCTTGAGAAAAGAGACTTGTCTCTCGCTTGTCCATATGTGCCTCTGGATATCAAACGTTTTCTCTTGGCTCTTACTAATCTTGAAATGCTTTTGGTCTCGCTTTTGCTGTGGATGCCTCTCTCTGTACCTTTTCACTCTGATGACCGTGGCTAGTGATGAGCTCAAAGCACTGGGGTACTTCTGGTAATGTTTTAACTCCAGCTATACAGATAATTAGTCCTTGGAGAGCCGGGAAGTGCTGAAAGttgagggcaggaggagagttTGTCCCTGGATGGTCACGTTACGTTTTGACCTTCTGTTTTAGAAACGCTTTCGTACACGGACGACACGGCCATGAGCAGGTCGGTAGTGCAGTCCCTGCTAGCCAAGCGAGAGTTTGATGAAGTTGATATGGCCAAGAGGTAAGGACCACAGCCAGCTTCGGAGCCAGGGTGTTGGCATCTGCTAGTGAAGGCAAGACTTTCTTAACATTTTGCAATCGCTGTAATTTTCTGTGAAAGGGGACAGGGGCTAAGGCAAAGTCGTTATTAatttgtggaggaaaaaaaaattagaaaaatgagGGCTAATCCTGTAATTTATTGCGTGCTTTCTGGAACGTGCAGCGGTATTACCTTTAGCGTGGGTTCAGAGTCTGCTGTAAAATGTCGCAGGATGGGACATGCTGTATTGCAGCCATGTATGTGGATTCACCTTTGTGGAAGATAATGCTTAGAAATTTCAGAatcatttcctttcctgtttatTTGTTGCTATTTATGTTTGTACTTCCCTTAGCTTAGTGAATAGTAGTGAGGTCAGTGTCAGCCTGTTTATGATCTGTTTCCCATTTGAATCCACGGCCCTGGTAGCATTTGGTTCCACTTAAGGGAGAACATTTATTTGTTTAGAAAACTCTTCCATTGAACTTAAACAAAAGACTTTCTTTGTGGTTGTGACCCATGGAAATGTTTCCAGTTTGTTTCTATTTCAAGGCAAAGTTGAGGGAGAAACAAGCGGGCTGTGGAAGGTGGTGCTTATACAccctttcctcctttcacaCCAATTTTTGGGAATCTGATTCTTTCCCTACAGAAGTGAATCACTTGAACCCTGACTGTCACCGAGTTATCCATGTGTTATTAATTCACTTTATCAAGTGGCTTTACACAACCTCTTTACAAACTTCAGTAACAGAGCAAATATCCCGTGTATTTTTTCTCACCTGCGTAACTGCTGCTCTCTCGCCCATGCCAGGTTTGCTGAGGAGTACAAGAAGGAACCCAACCGGGGCTATGGGATGGCTGTCGTCAACGTCTTCAAGAAGCTCCTGAGCCCCAAGTGCAATGATGTGTTCGAACCAGCACGAGCCCAGTTTAATGGGAAAGGCTCCTACGGCAATGGCGGTGCCATGAGGGTGGCAGGCATCTCGCTCGTGTATTCTGATGTCCAGGATGTTAAGAAGGTACCGTTGGGGTCTCCTTTGGGCACCTCGCTCCAGGAGCCCCTGCTGTCAGGCGAGTCTCACCATGATCTCTCGGGTGGGTTTGCTAACGATGTCTTTTCATTCACAGTTTGCGAAGCTGAGTGCTGAGTTAACCCATGCCAACTCCCTGGGCTACAACGGGGCCATCCTGCAGGCCCTGGCCGTGCATCTCGCCCTGCAGGGCGAGCTCAGCAAGGAGACCTTCCTGGAGCAGCTCATCAGCCACATGGAAGATGTAGAGGCAGACGATAAGTCTCTTACTGACGCCCGAGCGTAAGTAGCCGTGGGGAGCACTAACTCTGCTCCGTACAGTTTATTCTCTTCGCATTCTCTCTTCTTCATTGtactctctttttaatttttttttcttcctttcccccctccccaccccaggctGGGATTTGAGGATTTACCATTTTCAAGGcgtctgaagaaaataaaggaatttttGGAGCTCAGCAGCGTTCCCAAAGCAGATGTATTGTTTGAATTAGGTAAGTACCTTTCTTACTACAGGTATTAGGAAAGAGCTGGAAGCATGTGCCCTCCCCCAGATTGCCGtgtcagctctgctgcctgtcaGGCACAGAATGTGCTGGAAAGGCTGCCTGTGCTCACCAGTCAGTAATTCTCTGAGTCTGGACCCAGTGACTCCCTCTCTCTAttggtgggaaaaaaagtcttgctaagaaaaacttaaaatgaGTAACATTTCTTaatctaagattttttttattttaatggctgTCAGCTCTTTGGGTTGGATGGGAACGGGTAGATGTGCATTGCCAGACTGTACTGGTGTAGCTGGGAGTTGGTCTCCAGGATGCGAGTAGTACTGGGGAACTATGGGGGGGGTTTCACTTCCGAGATGCAGACTTTTGCCCCATGATAAAATCAGTGACGCTGGTATTGAAGGTAACTGGCAATGGGAGGTTGCAGTTAGAAGGGAAAAGGTACTTCTGCGGGAAGCAAGAGACAAGTGTTCTGCAGCACTGAAGGTGACTGGTTTTGTTAACAGGCAATGGCATTGCTGCTTTGCGGTCTGTCCCTACTGCAATTTACTCCTTCTTGCGCTGTATGGAAGCCGACCCAGATATTCCTGACCACTACAGCAGCCTGCAGAGAACCATCATCTACTGTATCTCCCTGGGTGGAGACACAGACACCATTGCTACCATGGCGGGAGCCATTGCAGGGGCTTATTATGGGGAGGAACAGATACCCCCAAGttgggagcagagctgtgaggCTTTTCAAGAGACACAGAAGCTGGCAAACAGCTTGTATGAACTCTACTGCCAGCGGCTCTGAGCTCCGAGGGGAGTGTGTTTTCTGAAGGCAAAGCGGGTGGTCACCTCTGCTTTTCTGGTCAGAAATGCGGTGGTGGATCCGTGCCATCTGCAGACACCAGTGAGCCTCCACCCGAGAAAGACGCCCGCTGCTGTGATTGAGAGCTGGAGGCACGAGCTGGTTTGGAAGAGAGGGGACATTCCCCTCAGTTACAGTTCggctgggaagtggctggatgTGGTGCCTTGGACAGTGGGTGCATCTCCTCTGAAGTGTACAGGAGCATTTGTCTTTCATAAGGTTTCTGCTTCTTTGTCCCACCCTTATGCCGTTGTGTCACTTTGTCATTACAGTTACTAGGTGGGTGTCTGAATCCACTGACTGTCTTGCTGTTTTCCTCTACTCCCGTGTGCCGTGGCCTCCGTTTCAGTTAGTGACCTGTCCTGCAGTGGCTTTGACAGGCTCCGCGCCCCTCTCAAACGCCAGTTCGCGCTCAGCTGACCAGTTGTCAGAGAGGCACGTCCCTGGGGAGCCCGGAGGATGTCCTGCGTGGTGGCACGGGTCACCACCTGCGTTGTGGAGGGCGGCCTCCCGGGAGGTTTGCTTCCTTAACAGCAGAATGAAAAGTGCTGGATTGGAGAAGGGATTTCTTTGCGTTGCTAGTGGCGTTGTGAGAAATGCCTTTGGTGCATGCAGACAGAATCCCAGTTGGCTCATTGTTACTGCTGGAAGAGGGCGTAACTAATTACCGCTCCTTTGGTGTCCTTTGCTCTGCGATCCACCTGGCACCGTCCCGGTCTATTGCATTTTGTGTTCCCTTACGTAGCTGGCTTTCaccttgctgcagctgctctaGCCATTCCCTCCGTTCCCAGTCCTTGCATTCAGCGTTTTTAATCCTGTCCTACGTATGTCCAGAGCACCGAGTGAGATCGCTGTTTAAATCTGCGAGTGGAGATAGTTGTGAAACCTGGTGTTACACAAGGACTGAATTCCTGGttctgctgcaggcagtgaCAAAAATTACTTCAGCTGGAAGCAGGGGTTACTTCTCACAGTTTTAAAACTCTGTACTTGGTAAGAATCATCTAAAAATAAAGGTTGCTTAATTTGGGGGAGAATTTGTCAGAGTTTAAAAGAATTTGTGGATTTGAAGCTGGTACTGGTGGCCAGGAATATTCTAGCAAAGCTGTGTTGTTCCAGAGTTTCACATTTTAAACCTTTGCCCAATGGAGCTGGTCAAAAAGGGAGTAACAGCTTGGGTATGGCATATCTAAAAAGGGTTAAAAGCTTTCtaataattgaaaacaaaaaggaagcaagagGCATGCAGTCATCATGTGGAAATGTTTATAAATTTGAATATGACAACGTACTTCTCTCTAATCTCTAGTATTTCTTGTGACACCGGGAAGCGACCGTTCTGCTCAGCGCTCGCTCCCTGTTGGTATCGGCACGTGGGTGTTGCGTGTGTCAGGCTGCACGCACACGTGCGAAGTCTGCCTGCGAGGGGGGGGTCCCGTTTTTCCTGTACTCTCCTTCCTTCAAGTGCCAGTCTTCTGTGTGATGCTTTAATGGGTGTTCCTTGTATAAATGAATTCTTGTGCTGAGAACATGTGGAATTTCTGTCTATTGTGTATTTATGTATTGTGCTGCAGATCTGAGATGTAAAACGTCAGGTTTTTCACATTATTCTGCCAGATGTGTGAGCATAttcacagaattatttaaaagaagatacCTTCCTTTTAAAGGAGCTTTataatttgaaatgtttggAACTCATGAAGAGCAGAAGAgctcctgtttaaaaaaaaaaaatagttcatttAGGCCAGAATTTAAATGTGTACTAAAACATTTAGCTCTGACTTCcttggaaagaaataaaatcacttaGTTATCTTTGTTAATTAGCTGCTCCTGTCTTCCTTCAAGTCATGAAGTTGTGCTTCCATACGAAATGTCGCTGAGTTGTATGAAAAACTCTGGGCTATTTCTCCCCACCCCATACTTCACTTTAAGACTCAACCTGAAGCTACTTTGTCATGGCTTCTGGAAATCTTTCTGTAGAAAGCAGAATGGGAGTTGTTCGGTGCTGGTTAGAGACTTCTTGCGTGTAGCCAAGACTCGTGCTTCATTTGGGGGGAGTTTTAGCACTGGAAATTTGTACAGACTGCTTTCAGGTGGCCCCTCCTGCCCGTAAGCGGTGCGGGGTGGCTGAAGTTCGTAGAAGCCCAGGAGCAGCGGTTCTTGCTAACAGCAGGGTGCATCGCTTGTGCGCGTCGCGGGGAGGTTTGCTGGAGAGGCCCTTTTCCTTCGCTGGCTGTGGCTCGTCGGCTGTGTTCGCAGCGGGGAGCAGCGCGTGGAAGGAGTTCAGCTGCTGGAGTCCGGCGTGCGGTGACCGGGGAGCGTGCCGGCTGCCCCCACCACTTGCAGCAGGAGAATCGCTGCTGCTTCGTAGTCAGCTTTGGAAGGAGTCTGCCCGCGTGGCAACCAGGCTTCTCTGGAAGTGTTCCACCTGTAACAAGTAACGTCTCCTCTTCCAGGTAAGAGATCGGgtgggaaaacattttcttctctttattcttTGTACTTTTAGCCTGTGAAAGTGATTTGCTTACAGGCGATTCACCATTTCTTCTGTGTGCTGCTGAACTGAGGGCTTTTGCTGCTCGGGATGCAGAGGTTGGCTGTAGACAAGGTTGTGAAAcgtagcaaaaaaaaaaaaaagtgtaatgaaaaaaacacagaaaggaaagggaatccCCAACACTGACTTAAATTCCTCAAATTAGTAACTGTCAGTCTGGAAGGGTCTggatttcataattttttttaaaaaatgaacttctGGAGACAGGAGTCTTCTCCTTAATCACAAGAAACATGCAGTACCTTCTTACATAAGAATATTAATTAGTGAGCAAATCTGCTGGACTGCTGGGAACCAGTGAGCTGGGTTTGAGAAGGAAACACAGCGCAAGAGGTCTGTGCAAGCCCGTCAGTAATGGGACaaaggcacagctgagcccaccTTTTATACAAGAAGTTTTATTGATGTTTTGTCAATACAATCAAGTACTGTAGTTTTAGTTCTGAAGAGAAGGCCAGTTTCTGATCACAAAAAGAGTGCATTTTAAACCAACTTTTACTATGACAGACAGTGCATGTAATAAGTATTTACAAAACTAAAAACCTCTATATACTAGGTTAGAAATGAAGATACTAGaggcaaatttaaaaaaaatagtaagaattTGTATATAAAAATGCACATTGTAATGCagttttcataattaaaaatagacGTACTTCATCCAACCCAACCTCTTTTATTATTGTGACTGAAACCCAAATCCCATGCGCTCACACACACGACAGAAAGTAATCCTTCTTGCTGGCGAATATCACGTACTCAgtactccagaaaaaaaaaaaattcctcctgACAGCGTCCAGTTTAGCGAACAGCCTCCCTCATCCTGTGCATCGTTTTTTCTAGCCTAACTCTATGTGCATGTAATATCTTTGCCTTTCAATTACTGTGTAAATGTAACAGGTTATATAGCTGCGGAAGGTTGATTATGGTTTATGCTCTGCACGTGAAGGGAAAGTGAAATTGCAAAACAGTATCTACAGCACCGCCTGAGTTTGTGTCTCGGCGTGGTTATAGCGAGTATTTTTGTCATCACTTTTTGCCAGCTAGAACAAGAAGTTTtgaataaaacagaacaaagagagaTGGAACGTAGGTTAGAACACAGTATAAATAAGTCGCTTTGCTGAGTAACAGGATGAAGCTTCCACGCCGGGGCGCGAGAAGCTCCTGGCGCTGCCGCAGGCAGTGCGTGCCGCCGGTGGTGCCGGTGCCGCGCGGTGCAAGGAGCCAGACCCCGCTGCTGGCCGGGGCCTTGCGTGGCACCAGCTCAAGTTCATTGCTGTTCCCCACAGGCAAGACGCTTCAATAAAGGAGACACAGCCCCCTCCTAGCACCCTCCTCCCAAGCCTGGGCTTGAAGAAAACATCTGAGCTTCCGCTTTTAATTTTAGGGACTCTTTGTATGGCTCCCGTTCCTGCTGGGAAATAACCTGTTAGGATCAAAACCCGAATGGCCCTGACACCCCCCTGCCTTCAGGAGTTAAAAACGTCCGGCCGGATCAGACACTGGGGCAGCCTTTCGGCTTGAGAAGGTTTCATCTTTACATGAAACGTGCAGCTTTACGTGGAGTAAAATCTCCGGGAGGGGACAGGCTGGCCCCAGCCGGGCAGCGGCTGGAGTACTGGCCTTCCAACTGtaaatttcctttctgtgttttcatttcagggataggtgtgtttttaaaaggaatccCTGGATGGCAAGAGACAGAAACACAGGACAGGcttaaggagaaaaacaaacaaacaaacaaaccaaagagaaatagaaaaggaaagttGTTTAAATATCTTGTACAGTCCATCCGGAGAACAATCCCAAGTCCCATTCTTGCTACATTTCTTTGGCCGTAGAACAGGCTTTAGGAAAATTTCAGGGCAATGGTTGCTCAGCTGGTGACCAAATCGTTGCTGTTTTCTCAGGGATGTGCCTTTGCAGAGGGACATGCGGTGTAACGCAGTGGATTACCTTCAGCAGCGTGCTACTTGCCTGGGATGAGAAGAATCGCTTTACGGTAAGTGCAAGTGGCAGTGACTATTCTACTGTGAGAAAATCTGCAAAGCAACAGGGTTCAGTTGCTCCCTGTAGCAAAGGACAGAGCAGCCAAGTGGTCAGTATCCGTGCATACCTTTCCCAGAACCTTGTAGCTCGTATTCAGGTCGGTAACATTTCAAGCATTAGTGAGGCGAAGTGGTAACAACAGACaaatgtgaaattttttttttttttttttttttttttttctaac is a genomic window containing:
- the ADPRS gene encoding ADP-ribosylhydrolase ARH3, with protein sequence MAAAGSGSGSGRTATRPRPGPARFRGCLAGALLGDCLGAVFEGRSVVKLPDLLRFLRGLEPTARPPEAGEPAGSSRRETLSYTDDTAMSRSVVQSLLAKREFDEVDMAKRFAEEYKKEPNRGYGMAVVNVFKKLLSPKCNDVFEPARAQFNGKGSYGNGGAMRVAGISLVYSDVQDVKKFAKLSAELTHANSLGYNGAILQALAVHLALQGELSKETFLEQLISHMEDVEADDKSLTDARALGFEDLPFSRRLKKIKEFLELSSVPKADVLFELGNGIAALRSVPTAIYSFLRCMEADPDIPDHYSSLQRTIIYCISLGGDTDTIATMAGAIAGAYYGEEQIPPSWEQSCEAFQETQKLANSLYELYCQRL
- the TEKT2 gene encoding tektin-2; the encoded protein is MAMLSVKPGQRFSLPDWHTNSHLISADAERQRSASHQVRQEARALCNETNNQTKWDEHDNRTRLAERISSVNRWKETLDKCLADIDVEIDALAKVKEAAERALQAKNLPLDVAIECLTLRESRRAIDVVRDPVEEELHKEVKVIDKAKRELQQRVHEAFEQLCLLQEARQQLSCDCQRKTEALEVDRLCLSLNVNSPNISFKVNPTRVPDGSTALDEWEQNSQCNKEHAEAEVKASTELREATVLAIAQTNNELEAQRVATEFALRKRIRDLERAYDELKWQEQNTLEEIVEMQEEIRRLEEDLRRKTQDLKVAHTRLETRTYRPNVELCRDQVQYGLTDEVHQLEGTIRALKQKLAESQDALDALYRQLHRIQTDIGYKANSLVLDNKCMDSRRKLMVPAEKFVPEFDTFNRTTNRVPSPLKNGQLELA